GCCGCCGACCGCCTTGGCCGCCCGGGCGAGCACGTCCCTGGCCGCCGCCCCGGCCCCGGCCAGGTCGGCGGTGAGCAGGGCGACCATGGCCGCCTTGCCTGCGACCTCGGAGCCGAGCACGACCACCCCGGGCCCGGCCCCGACCCGGTCGCGGACCGCGCTGGCGATCCGGCGCAGGTCGTCGGCCCCGGCGTCGGGCACCCGCTCGGCCAGCAGCCAGCCGCCGTCCTCGCGGGCGACCCGCCCGGCCAGGTCGCCGGCCAGGCGCTCCAGCCCGGCCACGCGCAGCCGCTCCAGCTCCCGCTGGGCCGTGGCCAGCGCCTCCAGCCGGCGCCGGAGCTGCTCGGGGGCGTCCTCGGGCCGGGTCTTGAGCAGGGCCGCCACCTCGGCCAGGAGCTGGCGCTCGCGGTCGACGTAGTGCAGCGCCTCCAGCCCGGTGAGGGCCTCGATGCGGCGCAGGTTGGCCCCGATGGAGGCCTCGCCGAGCACGTGCACGGGCCCGACCTGGCTGCCGTGGCCGACGTGGGTGCCGCCGCACAGCTCGCGGGAGAAGTCGCCGACCTCGACCACCCGCACCACCGACCCGTACCTCTCGCCGAACAGCGAGATCGCCCCGGCGGCCTCGGCCTCGGCCAGGCTGCCGTGCCAGACCGTGACGTCCGGGTCGGCCAGGAGCTGGCGGTTGACGACAGCCTCGATCTCGGCCAGCCGCTCGGCCGGGACCTGCTGGAAGTGGGCGAAGTCGAAGCGCAGCCGGCCGGCGTCGACCAGCGACCCCTGCTGGCGGGCGTGCTCGCCCAGCTGGTCGCGCAGGGCCCAGTGGAGGGTGTGGGTGGCGGTGTGGCTGCGGGCGACCGCGTCGCGGCGGGCGGCGTCGACCTCGGCGTGGACCAGGTCGCCGACCCGGGGCTGGCCCGACACCACCCGGGCGCTGTGGACGCTGAAGCCCTCCAGGCCGGGCCGGGTGTCGGTGACCTGGAGCACGGCCCCGTCGCCGGTGCGGACCAGGCCGGTGTCACCGACCTGGCCGCCGCCCTCGGCGTAGAACGGCGTCCGGTCCAGGATCAGCTCGACCTGGTCGCCCTCGGCGGCCGCGGGCAGCTCCTCGCCGTCGCGGAGCAGCCCGAGGATGCGGCCCTCGGCGGCGGTGGTCTCGTAGCCGACGAAGGTGGTGCGGCCGTGGCGGCCGGACAGGTCCCGGTAGGCCTCCAGCCGGCGCAGGTCGGCGTCCAGCTCCCGGCGGGCCTCCTTGGCCCGGCGGCGCTGGTCGTCCATGAGCTGCCGGAAGCGGTCGGCGTCGACCTCGAGGCCGGCCTCGGAGGCCGCCTCCAGGGTCAGCTCGTAGGGGAACCCGTAGGTGTCGTGGAGCTGGAAGGCGGTGTCGCCGGCCAGCATGGCCGCGCCCTCCTCCCGGGTCC
The nucleotide sequence above comes from Actinomycetota bacterium. Encoded proteins:
- the alaS gene encoding alanine--tRNA ligase, whose amino-acid sequence is AGMNQFKPYFLGEVEPDFRRATSVQKCTRTSDIENVGDRSHATFFEILGNFSFGDYFKEGAIGYAWELVTERFGLEPDRLWATVYLDDDEAIELWRQFLPADRIQRLGMEDNFWSMGVAGPCGPCSEIHYDRGPELGPGGGPASGSDRYLEIWNLVFMQSIRDEDYNIVGELPEKNIDTGMGLERVAMLLQDADSMYETDLLSPVLHEVQELSGAGYGKEDRVDRSLRIVAEHGRTAAFLIADGVLPSNEGRGYILRRLLRRAVRHLRLLGVEDPALARVGQQVVATLGDAWPELVAQRSLIEQVVASEEDSFSRTLRQGSNLLEGAIRRTREEGAAMLAGDTAFQLHDTYGFPYELTLEAASEAGLEVDADRFRQLMDDQRRRAKEARRELDADLRRLEAYRDLSGRHGRTTFVGYETTAAEGRILGLLRDGEELPAAAEGDQVELILDRTPFYAEGGGQVGDTGLVRTGDGAVLQVTDTRPGLEGFSVHSARVVSGQPRVGDLVHAEVDAARRDAVARSHTATHTLHWALRDQLGEHARQQGSLVDAGRLRFDFAHFQQVPAERLAEIEAVVNRQLLADPDVTVWHGSLAEAEAAGAISLFGERYGSVVRVVEVGDFSRELCGGTHVGHGSQVGPVHVLGEASIGANLRRIEALTGLEALHYVDRERQLLAEVAALLKTRPEDAPEQLRRRLEALATAQRELERLRVAGLERLAGDLAGRVAREDGGWLLAERVPDAGADDLRRIASAVRDRVGAGPGVVVLGSEVAGKAAMVALLTADLAGAGAAARDVLARAAKAVGGGAGGKGDLASAGGRDPSQLAEALRIARADAMVVLAGGSGKGSMG